GGTTATCGAATTTATTTACACGAGAGGACTTTACAATAAGACGATCAAATATTCGCGTGACATGATTCGTGTCTATCCAAATTCGGAATTGATCGGTTCATGTGTCCATTTTTTACTTTGCAGTTTTAACGCGATGAATCGGCGGGATTCGGTCGATTTTTATGTGGATTATTATGCGAAAATTTCTCCCGATATTCAGACAAATTTTTCTAACTATTCCTGTGCACCAAGTCTGACTATTGCCGCACCGCAGAAAGCGCCAGTATTGGTTCAACCGCCTGTTTCAAAAGAAACCGTTCAAGAGTCTGCTCCTAGGGTTTCAAGCGGCGAAATAGAAAAAAAACCAGTGGGGAAATATACGCTTCAGTTTGGCGCCTTTTCTAATGAGAGTAATGCCATGGCGCTTAAAGCGCGTCTCAAATCAACTGGACTCGAGCCGTATATCCACCCGATCAATTTGAGTAATAAATCCTTACTTTCTGTTCGGGCTGGCTCGTTTGTGACCCATAACGAGGCTCGAAAAGTTGGTGAGAAGTTGAAGCGTGAAAAGAAATTTGACTATGTTATCGTTGAGAAATAGAAACATGGGAATGAATGCGTCCCCGGTGGGCGTCACGGTCTTCAAAATCGGTGTTCCCGAAAAATTCGGGAAGCTGGGTTCGACTCCCAGACGTTCCCGCGAATCGTCCTGCGAAAAGTAAAACGCAGGTAAGTTATTTGTAAACAAAATGGTCATGGGGTGCTTGCCCGATTTTTTCTAAAGGCAGCTGAGAAATACCCGTTGAACCTGATCTGGATAATGCCAGCGAAAGGAGGCAATCATGAAAATTACCGCTCGTTTTTTCTTCTTTTTCATCTTCTTTGGGGTGAGTGCGTCGTCTCTTGCGACAAATTTTGTCACCGGTCGAATCCTTTCAGAAAATACGAAAAGCCCAATCTCCTATGCCGATGTTTATATTTTGGAAACCGGCGAAGGAACGATTTCCGGATCGGATGGGCGATTCAATTTATCTGTCAAACATCTGCCATGTGAACTACGTGTTAGTCATATTGCGTTTGAACCGGCGACTGTTCGCGTTGTGATCTCGAATCTTGGTGAGATATTCCTAACTCCTGCTATTCTCACTTGTGAGGAAGTGTTGGCGACGGTTTCGCGCGCAGTTCCGGGGAAAACACCAGTCGCTTTTACGACGCTTGAAAGATCCGACATCGACAATGCCTATTTTCAGCAAGACGTGCCGATGGTTCTGAACGATCTGCCTGGTATTTTTTCTTATTCGGATGCCGGTAACGGAATCGGTTACAGTTATCTGAAAATCCGTGGTTTTCAGCAAGATCGGATTGGTGTGATGGTCAACGGAATTCCGCTGAACGATCCGGAGTCGCATGCCGTTTATTGGGTAGATCATGGCGACGTTTTATCGTCTGCTTCGGATGTTCAGGTTCAGCGAGGCGTCGGCAATTCTCTTTATGGAACGTCGGTTTTTGGTGGAACAGTAAACTTGACGACAAAATATTCTGCACTTGATCCGGGACTCGTCGTCGAAACCGGTTATGGAAATTACACTCAGGATAATTTAAATCTTCCGTCAACCAAAGCGTCTCTGTCTTATTGCGGAAGGCCGTGGAAAGATCAAAGATTTATTATCTATTCGCGGGTCAGCCGGTTGAAAAGTTCCGGTTATCGGAATGGTAGCGGTGCCGAGCAAACATCAGTTCATGCCGGAATCGAAAAAAGTGATAAAGAGCAGTTAACCCGTTTGGAAGTGATGAGCGGAAGTGAAATGACTTTTTTTTCATGGGAAGGTGTCGCTCCGGCTTATGGCTTCGATCTACAAGACCGAACAGATCGGCGATATAATTTCTATGCCGACCCTGTTTATAACGGTGGATTCGACGACCTGAATCAGGACGTATTTCGTCAAACGCTTTTGTCTTTTCAGCATAGCCAAAAAATTGCAGGAAGTTTATTTAACATAACGACTTATAAAATTTTTGGTAAAGGATATTACCAGCAATTTAAAGGCGATGTCGATACGGCGGAATATAATCTGACCGATTTGATGACTAACAATTCCGAACCGATTGACCTGTTAAGAAGAAAATGGCTAGAAAACGGTTACTGGGGAATCATTTCTCATTTGAATCGATGGTTTGCATTTGGAGAATTCACTGTCGGCGGCGACGTGCGCTTCTATCAGTCCGAGCATTATGGAAAAGTGGCGGAAATTTTTTCGCCGTCTTTAGTTAATGCCGAAAACAGGCGCTACTATTCGGACGGTAGTAAGAAAACTAGCGGCACCGCCTACGTTCATGCATTGATTAACCTGACTAAATATCTAACGCTAATGACCGATGTGCGATATCTCGGTCATCGGTATTTTTTTGATCAAGATAAATTAGGCGCGTTCACGGACGGTTATAAATACGGATTGTCATATAATTTCATCGATCCGCATCTGGGGTTGAATTGGGAGATCGGAAAAGGGATCAATGCTTTTATGAATTTTTCTACTGCTCACCGTGAACCTGCAGACGATGATCTTTACGATCACGATGATCCCGACGATTTTCCGAAAGTAAATTTTTCCGACAAGCGATACGATTCACCGTTGTTAGAAACTGAATTCCTAACCGATTTTGAATTAGGAGCCGCTTTCAGTTCCGAAAAATGGTCGGCGCAGATCAATCTTTATCGAATGGATTTTAAGAATGAATTGATACCGGTCGAGTATTGTTACACTGACGCTGATAAAGTTTATCACGCCAATGCAGACCGAACAATTCATCAGGGGATCGAAGTAACGGCCTCATCCAGAATTAACTCGTGGCTAAAAGTCGATGGCAATTTGACTTATGCCGACAATCATCTGATCTCCTTTCGCGCAGATTCAATCGGCTGGAGCGGCTATGGCGGAATTGCGGATTTTCATGATCGCATTCTCCCCGGCTTTCCAGCGCTCCAGATCAAAGGCAAGATGACCTGTCGGTACAAATTTGCCGAATCGTGGATGCAGGTTTTCCATATCGGGAAGCAATATATCGATTTCGCGAATACAGAGTCGGCGGCTATTTCCTCCTATCAAGTTGTGAATTTCGGGACGCGGATTGAATTGCCTGCGATCCGGTGCGTGAAATGGTTTCTAACCTTCCGAATCAATAATGTGTTCGATGTTTTATATGAGACATTCGGTTACAACTATTATGAAAAGTGGGGCGACGAGCGGCAAAGGATTGATTCGTACTGGCCTGCCGCAACCCGAAATTACTATCTGACGTTGACCGCACAGTTCGATTAGTTCCTGCGTTCGGCGCAAGTTTTTTGCGGGAAGGGGAAGATATTGGCAAGGTCGCATGAAAATTTGCCGATATTTTATCCGGCAATTGCTAAATTAGTACGTGATTGAGCCACCCAGAACAATTCGCCGATCAATTCCGATAAAACAAAGAACGTCGGAATTGTTTTTCGATGAAAAACACATTATAAACCGACCAGTAAAAGAACTTGCCAATTTCAAGTTGGTTTGCTAAAATTTCCGAGGAATTATGAGAGAACCGAGCAAATTATATCTCATCGATGGATCGGCAATCGCTTATCGTTCTTATTTCGGAATGATGCGGAACAGATTATCCACATCAAAAGGATTTGCGACCGGCGCGACATTTGCCTTTGTGAACGCGCTCCGAAAAATTATCAACGATGAGAAGCCTGATCTGATCGGAATGGCGTTTGATGCTCCAGAGAAAACCTTCCGCCACCGGATTTATCCTGAATACAAAGCGACGCGCGAGGCGATGCCGGAAGACCTTGTCGCTCAATTGCCGTGGATTTTTAAAATCACGCGAGCGATGAATATTCCGCTCATCATTCAACCGGGATACGAAGCGGACGATATTATCGGGACGCTGGCGATGGAAGGTAAAAATCGCGGTATCCTCGTCTATATGGTTACCGGCGATAAGGACTTTATGCAATTAGTTGGTGATGGCATCAAAATTTATAAGCCACACTCTTCCCGGAGCGATGTTGAGATCATCGATGTGCAAGATGTCGTTAATAAATTTGGCATTCAACCCAAGCAGGTAGCCGATTATCTTGCGCTCGTCGGTGATTCGTCGGATAATATTCCTGGCATCAAAGGCGTTGGTCCGGCGAAAGCGACGCCGCTTTTGCAAGAATGGGGTTCGCTCGAAAATATTCTCAATCACGTCGATGAAATTCCGAGTGAACGCATCGCTTCGATGATTCGCGACGGCGCCGAAAATGCCCGGTTTTCCAGATTGCTGGCAACGATCAAAATAGATGTTCCACTCGAAACCGAACTTGACGAATTGCGTTTTTCGGGAGTCAACGAATCCGAATTGATGAAGATTTATGAGGAACTGGAATTCGTTTCGCTTATCAAAACGGATACGAAAGATGATCTCGTCGATAAACTGGAGAAAAATTATCGCACGATTCATACGCTTGACGAAGTTCAGTCTCTCGTAAAAAGTTTAAAAAACGTTCAACTAATTTCCGTAGATCTTGAGACGACTTCGGTCTCGCCGATGCTCGCAGAAATCGTCGGCATTGCACTGAGTTGGAAACCTCATCAGGGCGTTTATGTCCCAATCCAATCGCCATCCGCGCAGGCGTCGCTGTTTTCCGGAGGGAGCAATTTTACGTTTCTCAACGAATTGAAGCCACTTCTCGAAAATCCGAACATCCGTAAATGCGGTCAAAATTTAAAATACGACATGCTGATTCTTCGACGGAACGGCATTGAACTCGCAGGCGTCGATTTTGACACGATGATCGCCGCTTTTCTGATTCAACCGGATTCGCGCAGTTACAAATTAGATAAATTGAGTCAATACTATCTCGGTTATACGATGCAACCGATCGAGGAACTCATCGGGAGCGGAAAAAATCAGATTACGATGGATCAGGTCGATGTCGAAAAAGTCGGTTGGTATGCTTCGGAAGACGCTGATATCGCACTTGAACTGGTTCCGGTCTTTACGGAAAAATTGAAAAGCGATCGTACGTGGGATGTGTTTAAAAAGATCGAAATGCCGTTGATTCCGGTTTTGATCCAGTTAGAACAAAATGGCGTATTTCTCGACGTGAAATTTCTCAGGAAAATGTCGATCTCGCTGGAAAAAGATATTGACGATCTGGTGAGTCGAATTTACTCAGCGGCAGGTCGGGAGTTCAATGTCAATTCACCGAAGCAATTAGGCGAAATCTTATTTGATAAATTGGAATTGCCGAAAGTTCGCGGACATTCAACGGATGTCAGCGTACTGGAAAAACTTCAAAATAAACATAGCCTTCCCAAACTCGTACTGGATTATCGCGGTTTGATGAAATTAAAAGGAACTTATCTGGATGCGCTTCCGGTACTCGTCAATCCGAAAACCGGACGCGTGCATAGTTCGTTTAATCAAACGGTTGCTTCGACCGGCAGATTGAGTAGTAGCGATCCGAATTTTCAAAATATTCCTATACGGACGGACTTGGGACGCGAGATTCGAAAAGCATTCATTCCTCAGAAAAAGGGATGGAAACTTTTATCGGCGGATTATTCGCAGATTGAACTCAGGATCATGGCGCATTTATCGCGTGACGCCGAATTGATTTGCGCTTTTCAGGAAGATGTCGATGTTCACCGACGGACGGCGGCTTTGGTTTACGGCGTTCCGGAAAAAGATGTTCTTCCGGAGATGCGTCGCGTCGCCAAAATCGTCAATTTCGGAATTATGTACGGTGCCGGGCCGTACCGGATGACAGACGAACTGGGAATTTCCATGAGCGAGGCGCGAAAACTGATCGATCAGTATTTCAAAACTTATCCCGGCATCAACGATTACATTATTAAAACGACGGAAAGCGCTCGGAAAACCGGCTACGTTAAAACACTTTCAGGGCGACTGCGATACGTTCCGGATATCGACAGCTTGAATAAAAATGTTCGCGATGCCGCAGAACGAGTCGCGATCAATATGCCGATTCAGGGCACGGCGGCGGATATGATCAAACTCGCAATGATTCGCATTCACGACGAATTGAAATCTCGCCATTTGCGCGCGATGATGATTTTGCAGATTCATGACGAACTGCTATTGGAAGTTCCCAACGACGAGATCGAGACGGTAAAAACGATAGTGACCGATGCGATGGAATCGGCGCTCCCGCTCGATATTCCCGTCAAGGCGGAAGTTGGTATTGGTAATTCATGGTATGAGGCACATTAGTGGAAGCATCAATTACATTAAAAAACGTCAGTAAACATTTCAACAAGAAGTATGTACTGAGCAATCTGACGCTCGGCGTCGAAAAAGGCTCGGTCTTTGCCATTACCGGCCGAAGCGGCGCCGGCAAATCGACTTTATTGAGAATTCTTTCGACGCTAATGACGCCCGACGAAGGCTTGCTTTTCATCAACGAAAAGGAATGTCCGGGCAATGAGGCGGAAGTCAAACGAAGCATCGGATATTTGCCGGATCACGATATTCACGATCCATGGCTGACCGGCTGGGAAAATCTTCAGAAGACGGCGCGATTATGGGGAATTCCGGAAGATAAATTCGATCGACGCGCCAAATCGTTGGTCAGCGAATATCAACTTGAGGATGTGATACACGAGTGCCCGGTTGTTTATTCAAAAGGCGAAAAAAGGATTCTCGACATCATTCAAGTTTTATTGAACGACCCTGAAATTCTGATCTTGGACGAACCGTTTCAGGGGCTTGATTATCATGCGACAAACGTTCTCAATTCTTATCTGATCTCTCAGTATAGGGCAAAAACGATCGTTATTGCGTCTCATGAATTTTCGATCATTCAAACCTTTGCCGATCGCTGGATCGTTTTGCATCAGGGAAAAATTCGCTTCGACGGAACCCTTGAAAAAATGTCATCTCAGGTCGATGTTCCTGTTGTCGGAAATATTCTTTTTAAGCAATCCAATGCCGAATTTCTTGAATCTATCAAAGGAATTGAAGGAATCACTGAAATACGAAATCGGCGGAATACAGTCGAAATTATTATCAGTGGTTTCGAGTGTTTTAATCGGGTTTTGAAAAAAGTGGACTATGACTCAGTGATCAGTATCGGATGTAACGCTTTCCGTATCGATGAATTTATCAATCAAATATTATCAGATGAAGGATTCTAATTTATGAATAAAGGGTGGTTATTGGCTAGGGAGCAGATTCGGAGAAAACCAATCGTTATTTTTATTGAAGTTGTCTTTAACCTGATCGGGACGCTATTTTTGTTTTTAACGTTTTGCGTCGGACTAAGAAAATTTCTACCGCAGATCGGTAAAATTGGCATTACAGAAATTGTTATACCGGGAATTGTTGTAGCGATTTCAGTAACCGTTTCCTATGCCGTCGCGGTTTTCGATTCGAGTCGTTTTGTGCAGGAGCGTCAATTGGCGGATCAAGTTGGAATTGCCGGATTGTTACCGTCTGAAATCTTTATCGGGAAATCTATAGAATACTGGTTAGCGGGAATGGCACATGCGATATTATCGGGGGTTTTCCTTTTGATTTTTACTGGTTTTACGATATCATTTGTGTCGATTTTAAGCGTTTGGTTGTTCACGGCTGTCGGATTGGTTCTGGTTACTCAGATCGGGCTGATTCTTGGGGCTTGGGTGAAAGACTACAAGATTCATATCCTGACGATTTCTTTTCTACTTATACCGTTGATGTTGTTATCGGGATTTATCGTTCCTTTGAGCGCTCTTGATGGCGTGTTTTGGCGGGTATTAGCCTATTTTCCAACGTCGCTGATTGTTGAGGGTGGGCGGACACTGGCAGTTTACGGCGAATTTGATTTTATCGGAATGATATTTATGGTCGTATTAAGCGGTGTCGTAATCTGGGTTTGCCATCATTTTTATATTGAGAGGTTGAAAAGATGAAAGCCTATCTGGCTGGCGCGATTGAACACGCTTCCGATCGAGGAGAAGCCTGGAGAACGCGAATGTCGAACTTTTTAGCGTCGGAACTTCGGCATGATTTCTATAATCCGTTGATCGAAGAGAAAAAATATCTAACGCCAGACGAAGGACGACAATTTCGCGGATTGAAGACTTCGAATCTTCAAAAATTTCAGGAAACCGTTCGGAAATTGATGACTGGCGATCTGAAATCGTTGACGACTGAAATTGATTATATTATTTGTTACTGGGACGAGGCGGCGGCGTTAGGAGGTGGAACTTACGGCGAATTAACTTTTGCCTTTTATATGAAAATTCCAGTTTATATGGTTACGCGTCTGTCGGCTGAGAAGATCACCGGCTGGGTTCTGGGCTGTGTGACACAGATTTTTTCCGATTTCGCTGAACTGGAGCAATTTCTGAAAGAGAAATATCGGAATGAAAAGTAACGAATTTGTCACTGGTAGTTGAATTTTTATCCGTTAAGTCAATTCCCTGAGAAGAAACTCGATAATGAATTTGAATAGTACTTATGCTGAGATTAATCTTGGTTATCTCGCTGAAAATTTGATAAAAATTCAGAAACAGGTTGCGCCCGCAGAAATTCTGGCCGTTGTCAAAGCGGATGCCTATGGGCATGGTGCTGTTCCTGTTTCCAGAAAACTTCAGGAGATTGGCGTCAGAAATTTTGCGGTCGCCAGACTTGCTGAAGCGATTGAACTTAAAACTGCCGGTATCAATGAAAATATATTGATATTTGGCGGTCTTATGCCCGAGGAAATTGAAGAATGTGTCGCTCGGGGAATTATAACCACGCTGACCAATGATGAAAACTATCAAGATGTCTGCCGTGCGGCGCAGAAATTATCAAAAACCGCGCGCGTTCATATCAAAATTGATACAGGAATGGGACGCGTCGGTTTTCCATTTGAAACGGCGGTCGATTCGATTCGGACTATTCTAGAAAATCCACGGATCAGCGTAGAGGGAATTTACTCGCATTTTGCGACGGCAGATTCAAAAGAAAAATCTTATGCTTTTGAGCAATTGCGTCGATTTTGGGAAGTCAGAAACAGTGTTCGGGAATTCTGTTCAAATCCGCCGAAATTTCATTTGGCCAACAGTGGCGCTATTCTGGACATTCCGGACGCTTACTTCGATATGGTTCGTCCGGGTATCTGTCTATACGGACATTATCCGACAAATGAAACGACCGAGTCGATTCATCTAAAACAGGTCATGACACTGAAGACCGTTGTATCGCAGA
The Candidatus Marinimicrobia bacterium CG08_land_8_20_14_0_20_45_22 DNA segment above includes these coding regions:
- the alr gene encoding alanine racemase, encoding MNLNSTYAEINLGYLAENLIKIQKQVAPAEILAVVKADAYGHGAVPVSRKLQEIGVRNFAVARLAEAIELKTAGINENILIFGGLMPEEIEECVARGIITTLTNDENYQDVCRAAQKLSKTARVHIKIDTGMGRVGFPFETAVDSIRTILENPRISVEGIYSHFATADSKEKSYAFEQLRRFWEVRNSVREFCSNPPKFHLANSGAILDIPDAYFDMVRPGICLYGHYPTNETTESIHLKQVMTLKTVVSQIRMVSKGTPISYGCRYVTEKDTRIAVLPIGYADGIHRTFTNKGQVMIRGKRYPIVGAVTMDQIMIDLGDSDVRVGDVVIFWGNTPEGVLQATEVAERVGTISYELCCSVSKRVPRIYIDETDN
- a CDS encoding DNA polymerase I, whose product is MREPSKLYLIDGSAIAYRSYFGMMRNRLSTSKGFATGATFAFVNALRKIINDEKPDLIGMAFDAPEKTFRHRIYPEYKATREAMPEDLVAQLPWIFKITRAMNIPLIIQPGYEADDIIGTLAMEGKNRGILVYMVTGDKDFMQLVGDGIKIYKPHSSRSDVEIIDVQDVVNKFGIQPKQVADYLALVGDSSDNIPGIKGVGPAKATPLLQEWGSLENILNHVDEIPSERIASMIRDGAENARFSRLLATIKIDVPLETELDELRFSGVNESELMKIYEELEFVSLIKTDTKDDLVDKLEKNYRTIHTLDEVQSLVKSLKNVQLISVDLETTSVSPMLAEIVGIALSWKPHQGVYVPIQSPSAQASLFSGGSNFTFLNELKPLLENPNIRKCGQNLKYDMLILRRNGIELAGVDFDTMIAAFLIQPDSRSYKLDKLSQYYLGYTMQPIEELIGSGKNQITMDQVDVEKVGWYASEDADIALELVPVFTEKLKSDRTWDVFKKIEMPLIPVLIQLEQNGVFLDVKFLRKMSISLEKDIDDLVSRIYSAAGREFNVNSPKQLGEILFDKLELPKVRGHSTDVSVLEKLQNKHSLPKLVLDYRGLMKLKGTYLDALPVLVNPKTGRVHSSFNQTVASTGRLSSSDPNFQNIPIRTDLGREIRKAFIPQKKGWKLLSADYSQIELRIMAHLSRDAELICAFQEDVDVHRRTAALVYGVPEKDVLPEMRRVAKIVNFGIMYGAGPYRMTDELGISMSEARKLIDQYFKTYPGINDYIIKTTESARKTGYVKTLSGRLRYVPDIDSLNKNVRDAAERVAINMPIQGTAADMIKLAMIRIHDELKSRHLRAMMILQIHDELLLEVPNDEIETVKTIVTDAMESALPLDIPVKAEVGIGNSWYEAH